Below is a genomic region from Miniphocaeibacter halophilus.
TAATTTTGTTTCAGCATGGCCTATAGATGACTTATTTGTTACTTCAACATTACCTTGCCTTAGTAAAATTTCTCCTTCAGGAGAAACTAAAATAGCCCCAAAGGGATGATTTCCCTTAGCAACTGATTCTTCTGAAACTTTCACAGCTTCTCTTAAATAGTAAATATGATTTTCCATTATTTTGCCTCCCTGTAAATTTTTGATATTTATTAAATATAATATCCCAAATACCATGAATAATAAAATTATATATGGTTAAAAGCAAAATGCCTATTCACAAAATAATTATATTAGTATATAATAACTCCTTGAATAGAAAAGGAGTTATTATGTTAAAAAATTTTAGTGTAAAAATATTGTTAAAGTATTCATTGGATTCTGTAGAAATATTTGAGGAATCTGTAATTATAGTAAAGTTAAATAGGATAGATGAAATTAAAGAAAAAATTGAAATGTATATTCAGTCCTTAAATAACGAAAGTGAAGACGAGAAGGTATTGGAACTTGTCTCAATTATAGACTACTATGAGTTACATAATAATATTTCTATAGATAACGACTTTGTAGATGTTTACAGTAGATATTTAAGTCATGAGGAAATAAAAGCCTATATATAGTAAAAGCTCACCGCTAGGTGGGCTTTTATCGGGCTCTTTGTCAAATAGTGTTGATAAAGAAAAGTAATGATATTTGCGGTTCAAGCTAAGAAGCTTGAGCCGCTTTTTCATTTTCCAAACCCTTAAACTTGCTTCCTTGTTAAATAGTGTTAATGGATTTATTACCATTACCACTATAAATTATAGAGCCATTTTAAGTAGACTTAGATAAAGTCTATTTTTTTTGATATAATTATAAAGGAATATAATAAGTAAAGAAAATTACTAATAGGTTAAAGATATAGTAATTTATAAAATTCATAACTTATTATAAAAAATAAGGAGGTAAAAATGAGTTATAGTGAAAAAAGGAAAGAAGGAGAAGCAAATACCGCATTATTAGGGAAAAATTCTCCGGAAGTAATGGGAGGTTTCCAAGAACTACATAAAAAAATTATGGAAACAACAGCCATATCCGTTAAGGAAAAGGAATTAGTAGCTTTAGGTATATCAATAGCTATAAGATGTGAAGGCTGTATTTTAGCCCATGTAAATGCTGCAAAAAAAGCTGGTGTTACTTTAGAAGAAATATATGGAGTAATAGAAGTTGCAATATTAATGAGTGGTGGGCCAGGAACTGCTTATGGTGGAATTGCGGCAGCTTATGCAGAAGAAGTTTATAAATAGTAAAACAGGAGATAAAATATCTCCTGTTTTTAAATTGCATTTAAAGCCTGTTGGATATCTTCAATAATATCGTCTATATTTTCCAGTCCAACAGAAAAACGTACCATTCCGCCTTCAATACCGGCAGCAACCAGTTGTTCATCTGTTAATTGACGATGGGTTTCGCTGGCAGGATGAAGTACACATGTGCGAATATCAGCAACATGAACTTCATTAGAAGCTAATTTCAAAGCATCCATAAACTTAATGGCATTTTCTCTTCCGCCTTTTATATTTAGGGAAATAACACCACTAGCTCCCTTTAAATATTTTTGGGCTAATTCATAGTTTTCATCGCCTTTTAAACCGGGATAGGTTACGGATTCTATTTTATCTGATTTCTCAAAATATTTTGCTACAGCCGTTGCATTTTCACAGTACTGTTTCATTCTAATTGCTAAAGTTTCCAAGCCTAAATTAAGTAAAAATGCCGAATGGGCAGCAGGATAACAACCAAAATCTCTCATTAGTTGCATTCTAGCCTTAACAATATAGGCAGCTTTACCATAGTTTTCAACATAGGAAATTCCGTGGTATGATTCATCCGGTTCAACGAGTTCCGGGAATTTGCCATTAGTCCAGTCAAAATTACCGCTGTCTACAATAACTCCACCAACTTGTACTGCATGGCCATCCATATATTTTGTAGTAGAATGTATTACAATATCGGCACCATGCTCAAAGGGTTTACATAAAACAGGAGTTGCAAAAGTATTGTCTACAATTAAAGGAACTCCATTTTCATGAGCTATGCGGGAAAATTTTTCAAAATCTAAAACAGATAAGGCAGGATTTGCAATTGTTTCTCCAAAAACTGCCTTGGTATTTTTCTTAAAAGCCTTATTTATTTCTTCTTCAGAAGCGTATTTATCAACATAGATACATTCAATTCCCAATTTTTTTAATGTATAGGAAAAAAGATTTACAGTTCCACCATAAATTTCTGTTAAACTAATAAAACTATCTCCGGCATTGCATATATTTAAAATCGATAGAAGAGTAGCAGCTTGTCCTGATGTTGTACACATAGCACCAACGCCGCCTTCAAGTTCTGCAATTTTTTCTTCTACGGCCATAACAGTAGGGTTGGCAAATCTGGAATAAATTAAAGACTTAGTAGGTTCGTCAAAAACAGAAGCTACTTCTTCAGTTGAATCATAGACATAAGTTGTACTTTGAACAATAGGGACAACCCTAGGTTCAGAGTTTTTAGGTGTGTAGCCTGAATGCAGGCATTTAGTTTCATCTCTCATTAATAATCCTCCAATAATTGAATTTAAACCATTGTATCATAAAGAAAAGTTATAGTATAAGATAGATTAAATATACCGTGATATAGACTTAGGCTATAATTCTAGCTATTAAATCCCTTAGAGTAATCCAGTAGAATATCGTAAAACTTTTTGCCAATTTCCGATAAAACCACATCTTTATGAACAATTGTACCTACTTGAATTTTTTCGTCGGCCTTAACAGGAACAGAAATTATATCTCCACCGTGTAAATATTCCGGGAAAACTCCGGAAGAATAGGTGTAGGCATCTAAACCTATCATAAAATTAACAACTGCAGCACGGTCGCTTACACGAATGCTTTTCTTTACAGGCAAATAGCTAAAAACCTCCTCAGAGAAATAAAAGGAATTGTACATTCCCTGGTTAAATGAAATTTTAGGATAATCATCTAATTCGGCAATCTCGATTATATTTTTATTTGCTAAAGGATGTTTCTTTGAAAGGAAAACATGTGGTTTAGCAGTAAAGAGCTCCTTAAAAATTAAATTATTTTCAGACAACATCTTCCTAATAACGGCCTCATTATAATTTGAAAGATAAATTATACCTATCTCACTATACATTGTTTTAACATGTTCAATAACCTCATAGGTTGTAGTTTCGTTTAAGGTAAAATCATATTCTTCATCAGAATAGTCCTTAACTAGGTCAACAAAAGCATTTGCAACAAAAAGATAATGTTGGGAAGACGCTGCAAATCTTTGTTTTTTTACAGTTCCCTTAATATACTTTGCCTCTAAAAGGTCGGCCTGGGTTAAAACCTGTTGAGCGTAGCCTAAAAACTCAGTTCCTTTATTTGTAAGAACTACGCCTCTGTTGTTCCTAATAAAAATGGCAAATTGTAATTCCTTTTCCAGCTCCTTAATTGCATTTGAAAGGCTTGGTTGGGAAATGAAGAGTTCTTTAGCAGCTTCATTAATAGAGCCTTTTTCTGCAACTTTAACTATATATTTTAGTTGTTGTAAAGTCATATAACACCTCGTTAAATTGATACATTTATTATAGCATGAAACTATATAGCTGTATGTTAAATTTACAAATAATATATACAAACTGAATAAAAAAACCGCTAAACAGCGGTTTTTTTAAATTACAGTACATAATTAAATCATTTTCTACTTCCTGATATATTTTAAAATTAAATTTTTTATACAGATTTAAAGCCGGATTTTCTTTTGAACAGCTAGTGAAACTTTGCTATAGCCTTTTTTCTTTAAAGCTAGGAGTATTTCTTTTAATAATTTAGAGCCGGCACCATAACCTATGTACTTAGGTAAAATAGATATAGAAAGCTCAGGAGTATGACTATCTATAAAGCCATAACCTTTTATATTTTCAGGAAAAAGTCTACTCCATGTAGCACCAATAATATTTTATTCTACTTCTGCAACAAAGTATATATCGGTATTGTCATTAAAGTTTTCATAGTATATTTTTAATCCAGAGTCATCTAAAATAATTCTAGGAATTAGCTTATTATTTTCTTTTTGAAAAATAGCTTGATAGGTAAATTCTTTTTAAATATGGTATTTCTTTGCTTTTAATTCTCTGATTATAAGTTTCAAGTATTTCTCCTAATTTTGCAAAGAAGATATTTTTATTTGTGTGTTCCTATAAACTTTCAGGAAAATCCTCTCTAAACTTTTTAGCTAGTTTTTCAGGCCAATCTGAAGTTGCTTCCAGTTTCCCTATAAAGAATCTTAAGGTTTTAGGTTCGTCAACAAATCTTAGTCCACCAATTAGGTCACGGTTATTGTATAACCAAACTATTCTATCAATAGCGTATTTAACTTGTGACAAGGTAAATACCCTTCTTGGCATTGCTAGACGAACTAATTCCATTTCAGAAAGTTGTTCAGAGCCGTCAGGATTTCTTTGTTCAGACAGTGTACCTCTTTCCATTCCTCTAATTCCACCAGCAATATAAATTGCCGCAGCTAAGGCGCCGGCAGGGTACTCCTCCTGTGGAATATGAGATACAAATTCACCAGCATTAATATGACAACCTAAACCACCGGCAGGTGTTACTACCGGTACACCATGTTTTTGTAATTCATCACTCATATATTGAATAAATTTAGGACCTTGTGAAATTACATCCATATCCATTGTTTCATCTAAACCAACTACAATAGCTTCCATTTCTCTTACGGACATTCCACCATAGGTTAAAAAGCCTTCAAATAAAGGTATTAGTTCTCTCATTTTCTTTAAATCTTCTTCAGAGCGTATACAAATTCCACCGCCACGAGCAAAACCTAATTTACGAGCAGAAAAATAAATTATATCCATTAAGTCGGAAAGTTCTTTTGTAATTTCCCTAATAGACTTATTCTTACAAGATTCTTCCCTTGTTTTTATAAAGTAAAGATTATCCTGTAATAGACTTGCATCAAGGACAGTCATAATCTTAAACTCTTTTGCAATAGCACACACTTCCCTAGCATTTTCTAAAGAAAAAGGTTGTCCACCAATTAGGTTAGTTCCTGCTTCTAAACGTATAAAAGGAATATTATTTGGACCAACTTCTTCAATTAACTTACGAAGTCTATCTGTATCAAAATTTCCTTTAAAAGGATGATCTGAATTTATTTTTAAACCTTCCTCTATAACCAACTCTTCAACCCTACCGCCAAGTCTGGTTATATGGGCTTTAGGAGTAGTAAAATGGAAATTCATAGGAATAACAGAGCCTTCATTAACATAAGCTTCAGCTAAAATATTTTCACAAGCACGTCCCTGGTGAGCAGGTAGAAAATACTCCATTCCAAATATTTCTGTTACCTTATTTTGTAATCTTGTAAAAGTTTCACTACCGGCATAGCTATCATCCGCCACCATCATAGCTGCTTGTTGTCTGTCACTCATTGCATTAACGCCACTGTCAGTAAGCATATCCATAAAAACATCTTTATTTTGTAGCATAAAAGTATTAAAGCCTGCTTTTTCCATAGCGTCTTTACGGTATTCAACAGGTGGTAAATTAAGTTTTTGTACTATGCGTACCTTATGCATTTCCAGTGGTATATTCTCTCCAGTAAAAAATTCGATATTTGCCATTTGTAATCCTCCTAGAATTAATAAACATTTTTTTATTTTAATAGTAAGTGGTGTATAGGTTAAGTATTTAAATAATAAAAAAACACCCATCCTCTTTGGTGAAAGAGGACGAGTGTATAACCCGTGTTACCACCTCAATTTGTTAAATCCTTGCGAAATTAACCTTTTCGGGTGCAATATAAAAATATATAACATCCTATTACTGTAACGGGTAATCCCGTCTCAACCTACTTATATTATTTTTCGATGAGAAGCTACAAGATGTATTCGTTTTAATATTTTACATTACCTTACACCAACCGATAACTCTCTTAAGTAAAGTATAAAAACTACTTATTCTTGTAATAACCATATTATTTTATTACGTTAAAGCATATCATAAATAAAGTATATAGTCAATTAATTAATAGCTATAAATAATATTAATAAACCATACATTATTGTAGGTTTTATATTGATTAAAATAAATAAAGAGTATATATTATAGTGTAGACTAAAAATAAAGAGGAATACTATGGTAAATAATGTATTAATAAAAATAATTCAAATATTACTTTTAATAATTGGTCTAATATTAGTAGGGTTTTTGTTTTATAATATATTTTTTGTACAACTAACAATACAATCACGTATATTAAAAACTATTCTTGCAATATTGGGACTTGCTATTTGGGTTAGATTTTTGGTGTATATAATTAGAAAATTTAAGAAATATTTTTAGAGGGGAAAAAATTTGATAAACATAACAGATTTAAGTTTAAGCTTTCAAGGGCAAAAATTATTTGACGATGTTAATTTAACATTTTCAAAAGGCAATTGCTATGGAGTAATAGGGGCAAACGGAGCAGGTAAATCTACATTTTTACGAATATTACAAGGAGAATTAGAACCTGATACAGGAACAATTGCAATAGATAAAAATGAAAGAATGTCGGTTTTGGAACAGGACCATAATCAATTTGACGACGAAAAAATAATAGATGTAGTAATATCCGGCAATCCAAGATTAGTAGAAATAATGCATTTAAAAGATGAGCTA
It encodes:
- a CDS encoding carboxymuconolactone decarboxylase family protein, with amino-acid sequence MSYSEKRKEGEANTALLGKNSPEVMGGFQELHKKIMETTAISVKEKELVALGISIAIRCEGCILAHVNAAKKAGVTLEEIYGVIEVAILMSGGPGTAYGGIAAAYAEEVYK
- a CDS encoding O-acetylhomoserine aminocarboxypropyltransferase/cysteine synthase family protein gives rise to the protein MRDETKCLHSGYTPKNSEPRVVPIVQSTTYVYDSTEEVASVFDEPTKSLIYSRFANPTVMAVEEKIAELEGGVGAMCTTSGQAATLLSILNICNAGDSFISLTEIYGGTVNLFSYTLKKLGIECIYVDKYASEEEINKAFKKNTKAVFGETIANPALSVLDFEKFSRIAHENGVPLIVDNTFATPVLCKPFEHGADIVIHSTTKYMDGHAVQVGGVIVDSGNFDWTNGKFPELVEPDESYHGISYVENYGKAAYIVKARMQLMRDFGCYPAAHSAFLLNLGLETLAIRMKQYCENATAVAKYFEKSDKIESVTYPGLKGDENYELAQKYLKGASGVISLNIKGGRENAIKFMDALKLASNEVHVADIRTCVLHPASETHRQLTDEQLVAAGIEGGMVRFSVGLENIDDIIEDIQQALNAI
- a CDS encoding LysR family transcriptional regulator, which encodes MTLQQLKYIVKVAEKGSINEAAKELFISQPSLSNAIKELEKELQFAIFIRNNRGVVLTNKGTEFLGYAQQVLTQADLLEAKYIKGTVKKQRFAASSQHYLFVANAFVDLVKDYSDEEYDFTLNETTTYEVIEHVKTMYSEIGIIYLSNYNEAVIRKMLSENNLIFKELFTAKPHVFLSKKHPLANKNIIEIAELDDYPKISFNQGMYNSFYFSEEVFSYLPVKKSIRVSDRAAVVNFMIGLDAYTYSSGVFPEYLHGGDIISVPVKADEKIQVGTIVHKDVVLSEIGKKFYDILLDYSKGFNS
- a CDS encoding GNAT family N-acetyltransferase; this encodes MIGATWSRLFPENIKGYGFIDSHTPELSISILPKYIGYGAGSKLLKEILLALKKKGYSKVSLAVQKKIRL
- a CDS encoding tryptophanase; the encoded protein is MANIEFFTGENIPLEMHKVRIVQKLNLPPVEYRKDAMEKAGFNTFMLQNKDVFMDMLTDSGVNAMSDRQQAAMMVADDSYAGSETFTRLQNKVTEIFGMEYFLPAHQGRACENILAEAYVNEGSVIPMNFHFTTPKAHITRLGGRVEELVIEEGLKINSDHPFKGNFDTDRLRKLIEEVGPNNIPFIRLEAGTNLIGGQPFSLENAREVCAIAKEFKIMTVLDASLLQDNLYFIKTREESCKNKSIREITKELSDLMDIIYFSARKLGFARGGGICIRSEEDLKKMRELIPLFEGFLTYGGMSVREMEAIVVGLDETMDMDVISQGPKFIQYMSDELQKHGVPVVTPAGGLGCHINAGEFVSHIPQEEYPAGALAAAIYIAGGIRGMERGTLSEQRNPDGSEQLSEMELVRLAMPRRVFTLSQVKYAIDRIVWLYNNRDLIGGLRFVDEPKTLRFFIGKLEATSDWPEKLAKKFREDFPESL